The following proteins are co-located in the Bubalus bubalis isolate 160015118507 breed Murrah chromosome 23, NDDB_SH_1, whole genome shotgun sequence genome:
- the MARVELD1 gene encoding MARVEL domain-containing protein 1 yields the protein MLPPPPRQPPPQARAARGAVSLQRAFLRGPLGVLRLLQLLAGAAFWITIATSRYQGPVHFALFVSVLFWLLTLALYFLTLLGKQELVPVLGSRWLVVNVAHDLLAAALYGAAMGIMIGQTQSHSYCNLKDYQMSCAYHAFLAAAVCGGLCLGLYLLSALYGGCRHCQGEREVA from the coding sequence ATGCTCCCGCCGCCCCCGCGCCAGCCACCGCCCCAGGCGCGCGCGGCCCGCGGCGCGGTGAGCCTGCAGCGGGCCTTTCTGCGCGGCCCGCTGGGCGTGCTgcggctgctgcagctgctggcgGGCGCCGCCTTCTGGATCACCATCGCCACCAGCCGGTACCAAGGCCCCGTCCACTTCGCGCTCTTCGTGTCCGTGCTCTTCTGGCTGCTAACCTTGGCCCTCTACTTCCTCACGCTGCTGGGCAAGCAGGAGCTGGTGCCGGTGCTGGGCTCGCGCTGGCTGGTGGTCAACGTGGCGCACGACCTGCTGGCGGCCGCGCTCTACGGCGCAGCGATGGGCATCATGATCGGGCAGACGCAGAGTCACAGCTACTGCAACCTCAAGGATTACCAGATGTCCTGCGCCTACCACGCCTTCCTGGCGGCAGCGGTCTGCGGCGGTCTCTGCCTCGGCCTCTACCTGCTCTCGGCGCTCTACGGAGGCTGCCGCCACTGCCAAGGCGAACGGGAGGTGGCGTGA